GAGAGAGTTTCATAAGAAATATTCGACCAACAATTTGTACGGCCTACCTAAGGCGTGTTAAGAAGCTCTCGACTTGGCACTAACTTGTTTTGATGCGGAACAGGTCATTAAAAAAACTACCGATCTAACAATGAAGGCCAGATTACAGCATATACGAGAAGCTAGGGTCCTTGGCTTCGAGGTCGATCCATACACGGACATTGATATGGTCGAGCTTCATTTTTCTCTTGACGACCTTCAATACTTACGACACCACTTCGAAGTCTTCTTAGCTGTATTTCTCTTCGGTCTTACGACCGATGAAAAGGATTGGGTGGCACATCTGGACGCCTACTTAGACACAAGGGACACCCGGATCACCTATGAAGAGCGAGCCCGTAAAGCATTGCAAGGGCAAAGTCAGACACCAGAAAGGAACGGGCTCGAAGACAACAGGCAGAAGGAAGCAAGGTCGAGTTATACATCACAAGAGCAAGTACCTGTTAAGACACACGATGATCGGGCCAAGAATGGTCTAACGCACAATGCTGCAGTCTTCAATAACCTGGAAGACGACGACCAGGATTCAATCGACCATTTTGCCCTTGAGAAcatggaaatcagcatggttCATGTTCTACCTGCTGAATTTCAGCCAACTACACACTAACCAAATTTCTAGGATGGTGATGTGGTCACCGATGAGGCAACACAGGTCGATTTCATCGCTACCGAAAAAGATGGGCAAGCAAGCAAAGAAGACAAGCTTAAAGCAGCCTTGGCCGAACTATTTCCTTGCTATTTTTTGGTTAATCTTCAACATCTGAAGCTGTTGTATGTCACAGCTCACATTGAAGGTTAtccaattttcaaaattttcatcgaTTGTGGAGCGACGATCAACATTATGCCTATTTTCTTCATGAATGCACTACGACGATCTCATGACGAACTTATTCCTTCAGGGATAACCATGAGCAGCTTCGTCAACGACAAGTCCCAAACTAAAGGAGTGCTTCCTTTATAGGTGAGTGTTGCAAGTCACAATCACATGACCGCATTCTTTATAGTCGACTTcaagaccgagtataatgcattgcTCAGTCGGAATTGGATCCATCAAACAAACTGTATTCCTTCTTCATTATATCAGGTTCTCatcttttgggacggcaaatcggtcgTGGTCAATCCGGCAGACAACCAGCCATTTGAAGCCAACATGATACAAGTGCGTTACTATGACTACCATGTCGACTATATCACCTTGCACGATCTTAACGATGAAGGATGGCCGACTCAGATTTTGGTTCAAAAAGCCATCAAGGTAGGCGCTGAGACTGTTCACCAAGTTTCGGCGAGACTTAGGTTGGCTAATCTCATCACCAATCCCGATGTCTGAGACCAAGCATGTCGAACGCCAGGCCGCGGTTTCACATACCATGGAACAACTGCGGGCCCACTGGTTTTCTATTTCCAAGTAACCGAATTCAGGCGTCAATTTCGTGGAGTTCCTCGCCAAAGGAGATAATGGCCCCACCCTATCCTTTGATAAATTTCAAGCTGCCCTGGCCGAACTCAAAAATAGTCGACCCCTAGTCAAAAATCCCTTGGAGGAAATAAATGTCAAGACGGCCGACGATCCACAACCTTTATTTGTTAGTGCTTTGTTACCCAAACATATGAAAGCCGAACTTTGTGATTTACTGaaggaattcaaagattgctttGCTTAGAGCTACCATGAGATGCTTGATTTAGATCGCGCACTCGTCGAACACGAATTACGCATTAAACCTGGGTGTAAACCATTCTGTCAACCACCTCGACGATTCTCAACCGAGGTCCAACTCAGCATAAAGGATGAGCTCGTTCAACTTCTGAAACCCGAGTTCATTCAGATAGCTCGATATGTcaaatggttggcgaatatcgtcccagttttaaagaaaaatggcgaTTTATGCATCTGTATCGATTTCCGTAATTTGAATCTGGTAACTTCCAAAGATGAATACCCAATGCCAATGTTAGATTTGTTAATTGACGCCACAGCCAATCATGAAATGTTGTCCTTCATGGACAGCCATGCTGGCTACAACCAGATTTTTATCACCGAAGCTGATGTTCACAAAATCACTTTTCGTTGCCTAAGGGCACTCGACATGTATGAATCGgtcgtcatgccattcggcctcaagaatgccggtGCCACATACTAACAAGCTATGAATACTATATTCCATGATTTGATCGGTATGGTCATCGAAGTTTATATCAATGATGTGGTGGTCAAATCGAAGAGTCGCCGAACGTATCTGGATAATCTTTGGCAAGGGTTCCTTCGTATGCGCCAACATAATCTCAAGATGAACCTGGCCAAGTGCACCTTCGGTGTATCGGCTAATAACTTTCTGGGTTTTCTTGTACATCATTGTGGCATTGAGGTGGACGAAAATAAAGATCGTGCAATCATTAATGCTCCACCTTTGAGGGCTAAAAAGAAACTCCAGTCCCTACTCGGGAAAGTTAACTTTCTCCGtcgatttattgctaattcggccgagaaaatgaaagccttctccacgcttttgaaacttaaggactccAACATCTTCGAATGGCTTGCAGAACACCAAGAGGCATTTACGCAGATCAAGGTCTTCTTAACAACTCCACCCATCCTCGTCCCACCATGACGTGGCAGACCTCTTAATCTATATATCTCGGTGGCCGAAGAATCCATCGGCTGCCTTTTTGCACAAGACAATGACGTTAGGCGAGAACAGGCCATTTTTTACCTTAGCCGAAATCTCAACCCACCAGAGATCAATTACTCCACTATCGAGAAGCTTTGTCTTACCCTATTCTTCACTGTGTCAaaactcagacattacatgtTCCTATCAATCACTCAGGTCATCGCCCAGACCAATGTCATTCGTTATATGATCACTCGACCGATCGTAAAGGGCCGAATCGGCAAGTGAACAATGGCTCTCTCTGAGTTCAGCTTGCAATATGTGCCTCAAAAAGCTGTCAAAGGTCAAGCGTTGGCGGATTTCTTGGCCCAACACCCTTCCCCGTACAAGTTCAGGGGCAATGATGTTGAAATCGGCATGGTCGAAACACGTGATAATTATTGGACGATGTACTTTAACGGTTCTAGTACTTCAGTGTCGGCGGGTATTGGGATTATTATTCAATCCCCCACTCATAACCTctggtatttttctctcaagctcgATTTCAATTGTACGAATAATCaagccgaatatgaagcccttgtCATCGGCCTCAATGTACTATACGATTTGCGGGCAACTCTTGTCCTTGTTCTTGGTGACTTCGAACTtgtcattaatcaactcaataagacttttcgttgcatgagttgtactctggcgccctaccacatggttgccagctatttggctgAGTCATTTGACGGCATTATTTTCAAACACATTTCACTCGTTCATAACACCGATGCCAACGAATTAGCTCAAATAGCCTCCGGAGAATAACTCCTGGGGGGCAAATTAGGCCAAGAAATACTTGTGTCATGACAAGCACACTTAGCCTTGATTAATCAGCAAGTTCTCCAACGCGATTGTGTGATGCATACACGggtcatgtccttaccttcgttaTTAGAACAAAATGACACCATTGAGGCTTGTGCTGTCGAAGCATTACCGAACAATTGGAGAAAGGTGATTATGCGATATATTGATAACCCCAGTGAAAAACACGATCGATGGACAAGGGTCCATACTGCAAACTATaaattataccaaaatgaattaTACCGAAAGGGTAAGAATGGTTTATTATTGTTATGCCTCGGACCGCAATAGGCCGCCCAAGCGATCGCAGAAGTTCACGAAGGGATTTGTGGGGCTCATCAGTCTGGCCGAAAGATGTGATGGTTGCTTCATCGACACGACTATTTATGCCAAGTATACTGAATGATTGCATTGAGTTTGCACGAAGATGTGTACAATGCCAAATTCATGGTCTTATACAGAGGGTCCCAACCGAATCACTACATTCGATTACTAAaccatggccgtttagaggatgggccatggatgtaATCGACAAAATCACGCCGTCTTCCTGGTTCgcaaagcatgcatggatacttGTCGCGacggactacttcaccaatgggtCGAAGTGAAGTCATATGCCTAgttaacgtctaaagaagtttgtaattttgtagaagaaaatatCGTAACTAGATTCGGCATACCAGAAACAATCATAATAGATAATGGTACAATCTTCACATCCGACAGGTTTAAAGAGTATAGGTCGAATTTGAAAATTCGACTTGAGCAGTCTACGCCATATTACCCGAAGGCAAACGAGCAGGCCGAAACAAGTAATAAAGTTTTGAttggtattcttgaaaaaaTGGTGAGAGAAAGGCCTGGAATGTGGCATCTAAAGCTAAACAAAGCGTTATGGGCCTATCGAAATTCCTCTCCAGTCAACCACTAGAACGACTCCATACACGTTGACTTATGGACACGACGCAATGTTGTCGATTGACCTAAGTACAAACTCGTTGCGAGTAATcaaacaaagtagtttgttcagtGCCGAGTATAGTCGTGCTATGAGACAAGAATTAAAAGATTTAGAAAAAGCTCGGTTTGATGCTTATAACCTATTACTGGCATAAAAGAAGATCGCCGAACGAGCTTATAATCAACGGGTCAGACAAAAAACATTCGGCAAAAGGGATTTGGTTTGGCAAACCGTACTACCCAtaggaattaaagaccccaggTTTGGCAAGTGGTCgtcgaattgggaagggccatTCGTTATTCACAAAGTTCTCGGCAAGAGGGCATACCGTCTTAGGGATTGAACTGGTGTAATTCACAAGTTgccaatcaatgggaagtttttaaagaaatattatccagtcacatgggaaatgcgggaataAAAGTTCATTTCATTAAATTTGCAAAAGAATGTACAAATGAAGTTAATCGTTCAATTTACAAATAAGTAATTctaaggtgatgaaggaatgaGAGATTCAAGAATggccttcaactccaaccacctCACCTCGCCCATGATGACCTCAGCTTGCCGATTCCTCTAATCCATCTTCAATTGTTCGACCCGCTTCACGCTAGCTGCGTATTCGGTTAAGCAAGATTTGACGGTCAACTCAAAATCCTTTACAAGCTCTGAAGCAACGGCCAaccttcgattttggagttcAGTAATTTGACGGTCAAGGTCGGCCAGCGTCTCTTTCTTTGCCTTCAAAACTTCGACTTTTGGACAAAGAGCTTCTCGAATGATTCTTGAAAATACCAAAGTATTCTTGGGTTCGTTCTAGGGTAGAAGATATTCGAGTGATTGCTTCAATGCTCAATTGATCATCAGCTACAAGATCGTTCAGACATGCACCTACGGAATTGAGGCCCTAGCATTCGAGAACCTGTGAAGCCGATAAAGATAAAAGCTCATACAGCTTAACAAGAGTATTTGATTCAGCCATCGATACGGAAGACCCGGTTGTAGCTGCCGAATGGCCGGCCATTCTCAAAGTATTCAAAAGAAGAGCATCGAATTTGACTTCCCATAAAGGCTGCACATGAAAAGAATTTAGGCAAAAGGAAAATGTAAAAGAATATAGCAGAGAGAATTCGTTTTTAAACCTGCCAAGAGGAGACTTCGGCCCTGTCTCCTGGTTCATTGCTCGAACCTAGAGAGCTTAATGGTCGAGCCCAATGTTTTAGACTGCTTCTCAATTCATGCggccgatgaaggttatctacatTTAACGGCCACTAAggtggccaggaaatatagataatgcccttcggcgcataaaatttttggtgaaatgaATAATTGGGCACCGGACATGTAATATTTTTCGGTTCAGACTTGTTATAGCAAAGTTAACAAGAGAAAGTGATCGAGTCTTACGAAAGTCGAAGTCGCTTTTTAAGGGGGAATGCCGAGGTCTTGATCTTGTGGGTGAATTGGTGTTTCTGCCGTCGCTTCAGGCTCAACTTGAGGCCTTTTTCCACgattggctacaagtgggttgaCCTGATCAGTCGCTTCAACCACAGGAGAAGGCTCAATGGAAGGAGGTTTAGTTAGTCGAGGGTGACTCGACAACAGAATCTCGTCGTTCTCGTCATCTTGAAATAAAAAgttgttaatattttttaatttaatgagAAAAAGGAGTTACCAACAACATAATTATACCTCTTCCAAGATGATCGCTAATTGTTTTGGATTTTTGGGGAGATTTTTCCCAACCGAAGGGGTTACCTCCTCCAAGACGGGCGCAACGATCGACCCTGGAGCTATAGGCTTTTCGACCAGCGGTGTAGCAACTCGTTCGACCACGACCTCAGGGACATTAGGAACGGGTTGAATTTGGGGTGATGGGCGAGTGGGAGTTAGCCGTTTCTTCGTCGAGGCCTGGACAACGGGGGCAGAATGAGAGGCACTATGAGTGGTCACTCCTGTGGTCTGGCTGAAGATAACATGAATCTGCCGTTCTCCTTTCTTCGCCAATTTCTTAACGCGTTTTGTGAGACGATGAGCTTCACCTGCCGTCTCGGTTTCCTGGATAAGTCGTTTACTAGGCGGGGTTTACGGGGTAGTTTTAGTTTTCTTGGATGAAGAGGCAATTTTTTCCTAGCCGCAGCTGCGGTGATCATGTCCACTTGTTTCGGTACTCGACCGCCTGAGAGAGCGAAGTCAAGTTAGTAAGGTAGAGTTAAGTGTTTGAAGAACAAAGGTAGAAATAGCCATATACCTTGGGTCGTCTCTTTGGATTGAAGGGCGAAAATTTTTTGGGGTCGATTGCCAAAAATTTTATCGACCACGTTTTCGACCGAAGCACCAAAAAAGTCATGGGTGTACTCTTCCCACCAGTCACTAAAGGTGTCAGTGTCGAGAGATTCAGGAACAGCTAGTCGGAGATGAAATTTTTTACACAGTTCCTGGAACTCTTTCTCAGTATCTCTACACTCTTTCTCTGAGGAACCAGAGAGGCGTCCTTGGCTTAGGAGTGAGCGGGAAGTAAGTAGAGGCACCAGGTAACCTTGGAGGTAACCGAGCTATCAGGCAACGAAGTGGGGGTGGTAGACCTCCCAGCTCGCTCGGCGAGCATCACCCCCAGTTTTGACGAATATCAGCATCCTCATTTTCACTCCATGTTGATGTTGGAAGCCTGAGGGAAAAAGGGTACTCTTGATGACGACATATCAAGAACTAGTCATCTGAAAGGACATCTAGGCCGAAGAAGTATTTGAAAACTTCTTCGGCCCGGTGATGAAGCGCTGATCAAGAGGCCAGCTGAAGGTCGAGCGCTGCAATAGACTGAAAGTTGGGGATCTTTGGCCAAAGTGTGGAAAAATAGACctgcagccagagttggaaTACCCAGAGAGGtctgttttagtgcaggtcgaTCTTGTTGATGGTCGTTTTGGCCAGACAGCGCAAGAGGTTGGCAAGAATAGCTGGACTGAGCGCCAAAGAGTGGCCAGGGCTTATACTCTGGTGTCCATTCAGCGTGCTTATacccttacaaatataatcactatGATCGAATCTGACGCTGacaatttgtgaacttcgcaaaattagcagccttgtcttcaggctctagaacccaaaggtcAGGACttgttccttcctcgaccgcagtcgcaagatcaagaagtcagacccgcactcaacgcaacatcaacatatttttactcctcgaccgacgagttggcacgccccgcatcaaCAGAAGAACGTAGTTAACTCATTAGTTACTtagcctgcgcgccacgtaggcttggtagtgcatcaacaaatacatatggaactacgagtgacttgatcccccaacgagggtacgtaggcaatctagggctCTACCTAGATGCaatcacaaaatcaaataaacactcaaatcCCCAAGTTATGATCTATTCATAttagaatcaaagggtattcctttcccaaaagaagggttgtaattaataggcacgtagcctagaatgggtcaaactcaaattaataaaaacccttTTCCAAAAAATGAACTAGAGTGAAATTatgtcgagtgaattatttgtttacatattgtgtacaatttttgctcaacacaTACTAATCATAAAAGTAGCCAATTGGGTAAGGTTTGCCAAGGAATCAGGAATTGGACCTCCAAATTTATTGGCTAAAATGTCTAGATAAGTGAGCTGCCTAAGATTCCCAAGTGAAGATGGAACCAACCCTTCTGAAAAATTGCATTGTGCCACATCCAACTTTTGCAGTAAATGAAGGTTTTGAATTGAAGAAGGTATGGTTACAAAAAAGCTAGTAAAGCCGACTTTCAGTAAAATGAGAGGGTTGCTTTGATTAAATTCAGGAAAATATCCAATCAATTCTTGGTTGTATCTCACAGTAAGAAATTCTAGGTTTGGTAGTTGGAAAATTCTCACTGGAAATTCACCAAACAGGTGACAGTCCCTGAGTTTGAGGGTTGTGAAAGATGATAAATTAGCCATAGAATGAGGAATTGCCGAAGATACATTTATGAAATTGagagaaagtacttcaagaGTAGTTAAGTTTTGAACTAGGCTTCCAAGATTTGATGCTTCAAGTTTCAACAAGGGATGATACTCATCTTCTGACAATCTATCGACATTGAGAGATAGATCAAGGTATGTCAAGTTGGATAATAGTGAAACTTCAGAAGGGACTTGACCAGAAAAGACAGAGGTAGAGAGGTCAAGATGAGTAAGGCTAGGAAAATTCCTAATGCTAGTTGGAATTTGAGAGTGATTGAAGTTATTGTCAGAGAAGTTTAACCCTTGAAGATGAACAAGGTAGAAGAGGCTGATATTGCTATTGATAGAGTCGTGGAGACTGTTGGATATAAGTCAACAATATGtgatataattatatatgctaataaataataaatacgaatagaaaaattaacagagtatgaacaaaacaaaaatataaaacagacaacttgaagatcgaggcttgcataccgcaatgtccttgaaacagaaatttcatccctactcagtgcttgtagttctacagacgtctgcttcaccaggattcaatgATCAAATTAGAATTCTAGCACCGGAAAACTTAACTTTTGGTGAATTTCTGTGTGGTTCTCTCAATAAGAAGGTTTAGGAATGTAGAAGAACAATTTGATATTTTCTGTGTTCTAAATGgcatgcagatggatgtatacATAATATGATTATGCATGTTCGCAACAGGTATAAAGAAGGGATGCATATGTTCGAAGATATCTTCTTAGATGGGTGCCCCAAGGCCAAAtgcccatcttttgataattaattatatattaattatcaattaattagcacGCCCCAAAGCtcaaccccaagggtgagcccaattttattctccaaGGTCCATCAccccaatcactttctataagggacaaagccttataaagtgaggaaaccttatggtggtgagcaatgtgggacaatgaaattctactcaaaatttccaacaataccccacatttgagttgaaatttcatttaaacaccACCAATTTACTTATAACACcccacatttgaatgcaaatgtaaATGCAAATGTATGACTAGGCTGCCTAAAACTGAGAGAGAATAGACATGATATGCATCGAGTGAAGTGTtttttggacttgaacttaccctagtgaaaacatatcgagtttacttggtgacgcattggatgtggaagatcttgaactcttcaccgcagtagtaaaccgagacaataTGCTACACACATATCATGTCTGCCACATGTCaattcatacggttgtgttcattttggccctgAATAGATCCCGAATTTCGTAGGagttttagagaatttagccatttcaattctcataaaTGCGGCCTCATTTACTCCTCTATAGGTGACATTAATTAAGAATAGTCTGCCATAttcctcttgataacaagatattAATGTCATTGAATGTATAAAACATAACCTCTCAAACTCAACAGACAACACACATTTTATCATAAGAATGGGTAAGTCATGAGTTCAACTTGTGAATCAAActcaaccagtttgcctattgaacctagaccatgggatctccaatcagctAGGTTAGGTTTTCGCCCAATCCGATTCGTTGAATTGGCTTAAGACCTATTCCCCtcgatgtaaataatatttgctCTCTTGGTAGACCTTTTGTCAAATGACCAgttatattttcctttgacttTACATAATCAATGGATATTGTTCCATTGGAGAGCAACTTCTTAAGAGTATTATGCCGACGCCTGATGTGTCGCAATTTTCCATTGTATACATGACTTTTGGCCCTTGATTGTGCGGCCATactatcacaatgtatacatataGCAGTTACAGGCTTTGGTTACACTGGAATATCCTCCTCAAAATGTTTGAGCCACTCGGCTTCTTCGCTAGCCAAGTCTAAAGCTATAAACTCGAACTCCATGGTGGAAAGAGCTATACATTTCTGTTTAGAGGATTTCCAAGATATTGCTCCACCTCCCaaggtaaaaacatatccacTTGTCGACTTGGATTTTGTAGTGTTAGAAATCCAATTGGCATCACTGAAGCCTTCGACAACAGGTAGATACTTTGTGTAGTGTAATCCGTAGTCAAATGTATTTTTCAAATACCTTAACACTCTTACTAAAGCATCCCAATGCTCTTGTGCCGGATTACTTGTATATCTACTAAGCCTACTTACTGCATAAGCTAAGTCGGGCCTAGTTGAATTGATCAAATACATTAGACTTCCAATTACTTGAGAATATTCAAGTTGAGATATGGCATTGCCTTTATTTTTCTCCAACTTGCATCCAGCATCAAAAGGAGTTGCAGCAGGTTTGCAGTCAAATTGACCAAACCTTCG
This region of Malus domestica chromosome 07, GDT2T_hap1 genomic DNA includes:
- the LOC139197709 gene encoding uncharacterized protein; translated protein: MALSEFSLQYVPQKAVKGQALADFLAQHPSPYKFRGNDVEIGMVETRDNYWTMYFNGSSTSVSAGIGIIIQSPTHNLWYFSLKLDFNCTNNQAEYEALVIGLNVLYDLRATLVLVLGDFELVINQLNKTFRCMSCTLAPYHMVASYLAESFDGIIFKHISLVHNTDANELAQIASGE